The following coding sequences are from one Haliotis asinina isolate JCU_RB_2024 chromosome 3, JCU_Hal_asi_v2, whole genome shotgun sequence window:
- the LOC137277663 gene encoding uncharacterized protein isoform X1, translating into MWSVTTLLCMQRLCLPSMIMHAGTVVCVVTLLTLCLPAHVIATVSTTNTPLSDTPHSTSIQPSFSSSLPQGSSITLTIPSSRLQTHSLADITDLLHVSFSSDTYISEPVTGETFSEPFQTFSEPFWTTFSSLSVALDIHHVSSSSDSQYDSISAISTTSLVLQPARPTPLSSVVESTTVPGSSYSPEVGGMNKSTTTVTTVSSQRTTVVSNDSVTKTTLDGIGGGTTTTTSPIFGNGSCSGNNTGCPEYNGRINMELSTPAIIGIAVGAAVFVIVVACMVIFLCRRRRTLSGSKADLSTYWDDNVTLSYINGHLDYPKDLSDEMVSLDNDSFLNSLDSMSFSNVWAGENAKHTNF; encoded by the exons ATGTGGAGTGTTACGACACTGTTGTGTATGCAGCGTCTGTGTTTGCCTAGCATGATTATGCACGCAG GTACCGTGGTGTGTGTGGTGACATTGTTGACACTATGTCTCCCTGCCCATGTCATCGCCACTGTATCCACAACAAACACGCCCCTTTCGGACACACCCCACTCCACATCTATACAGCCCAGTTTCAGCTCCAGCCTCCCCCAAGGATCAAGCATCACACTAACAATTCCATCTAGCAGGCTTCAAACACATAGCTTGGCAGACATCACAGACCTGCTCCACGTATCATTTTCAAGTGACACATACATATCAGAGCCTGTGACAGGTGAAACTTTTAGTGAGCCATTTCAGACTTTTAGTGAGCCATTCTGGACCACATTTTCAAGTTTGTCAGTTGCACTTGATATCCACCATGTCAGCAGCTCGTCAGACAGTCAATATGACTCAATCAGTGCAATCTCAACCACCAGTTTGGTGTTGCAACCAGCCCGTCCCACCCCGTTGTCATCAGTGGTAGAATCCACAACAGTACCTGGATCGTCTTATTCTCCAGAAGTAGGGGGTATGAACAAATCAACAACTACAGTTACTACAGTGAGTTCACAGAGGACTACAGTTGTGAGTAATGACTCAGTTACGAAAACAACATTGGATGGTATTGGAGGTGGGACAACAACAACGACGTCCCCAATTTTTGGTAATGGTAGTTGTTCAGGCAACAACACTGGATGCCCAGAGTATAATGGCCGCATCAATATGGAACTGTCCACACCAGCTATCATTGGCATTGCTGTAGGTGCTGcagtttttgttattgttgtag CATGTATGGTGATCTTCTTGTGTCGACGTCGACGGACATTATCAGGGTCAAAGGCTGATCTCTCCACCTACTGGGATGACAATGTCACCCTCAGTTACATCAATGGTCATCTGGATTATCCCAAG GATCTGAGTGATGAGATGGTTTCATTAGACAATGATTCCTTCCTGAACAGCCTAGACAGCATGTCCTTCTCCAATGTGTGGGCTGGGGAGAATGCCAAACACACTAACTTCTGA
- the LOC137277663 gene encoding uncharacterized protein isoform X2 has product MESIPHAGSLLTSIGTVVCVVTLLTLCLPAHVIATVSTTNTPLSDTPHSTSIQPSFSSSLPQGSSITLTIPSSRLQTHSLADITDLLHVSFSSDTYISEPVTGETFSEPFQTFSEPFWTTFSSLSVALDIHHVSSSSDSQYDSISAISTTSLVLQPARPTPLSSVVESTTVPGSSYSPEVGGMNKSTTTVTTVSSQRTTVVSNDSVTKTTLDGIGGGTTTTTSPIFGNGSCSGNNTGCPEYNGRINMELSTPAIIGIAVGAAVFVIVVACMVIFLCRRRRTLSGSKADLSTYWDDNVTLSYINGHLDYPKDLSDEMVSLDNDSFLNSLDSMSFSNVWAGENAKHTNF; this is encoded by the exons ATGGAGAGCATCCCCCATGCCGGCTCGCTGCTCACATCTATCG GTACCGTGGTGTGTGTGGTGACATTGTTGACACTATGTCTCCCTGCCCATGTCATCGCCACTGTATCCACAACAAACACGCCCCTTTCGGACACACCCCACTCCACATCTATACAGCCCAGTTTCAGCTCCAGCCTCCCCCAAGGATCAAGCATCACACTAACAATTCCATCTAGCAGGCTTCAAACACATAGCTTGGCAGACATCACAGACCTGCTCCACGTATCATTTTCAAGTGACACATACATATCAGAGCCTGTGACAGGTGAAACTTTTAGTGAGCCATTTCAGACTTTTAGTGAGCCATTCTGGACCACATTTTCAAGTTTGTCAGTTGCACTTGATATCCACCATGTCAGCAGCTCGTCAGACAGTCAATATGACTCAATCAGTGCAATCTCAACCACCAGTTTGGTGTTGCAACCAGCCCGTCCCACCCCGTTGTCATCAGTGGTAGAATCCACAACAGTACCTGGATCGTCTTATTCTCCAGAAGTAGGGGGTATGAACAAATCAACAACTACAGTTACTACAGTGAGTTCACAGAGGACTACAGTTGTGAGTAATGACTCAGTTACGAAAACAACATTGGATGGTATTGGAGGTGGGACAACAACAACGACGTCCCCAATTTTTGGTAATGGTAGTTGTTCAGGCAACAACACTGGATGCCCAGAGTATAATGGCCGCATCAATATGGAACTGTCCACACCAGCTATCATTGGCATTGCTGTAGGTGCTGcagtttttgttattgttgtag CATGTATGGTGATCTTCTTGTGTCGACGTCGACGGACATTATCAGGGTCAAAGGCTGATCTCTCCACCTACTGGGATGACAATGTCACCCTCAGTTACATCAATGGTCATCTGGATTATCCCAAG GATCTGAGTGATGAGATGGTTTCATTAGACAATGATTCCTTCCTGAACAGCCTAGACAGCATGTCCTTCTCCAATGTGTGGGCTGGGGAGAATGCCAAACACACTAACTTCTGA
- the LOC137277663 gene encoding uncharacterized protein isoform X3 has protein sequence MSNRRGVNTGTVVCVVTLLTLCLPAHVIATVSTTNTPLSDTPHSTSIQPSFSSSLPQGSSITLTIPSSRLQTHSLADITDLLHVSFSSDTYISEPVTGETFSEPFQTFSEPFWTTFSSLSVALDIHHVSSSSDSQYDSISAISTTSLVLQPARPTPLSSVVESTTVPGSSYSPEVGGMNKSTTTVTTVSSQRTTVVSNDSVTKTTLDGIGGGTTTTTSPIFGNGSCSGNNTGCPEYNGRINMELSTPAIIGIAVGAAVFVIVVACMVIFLCRRRRTLSGSKADLSTYWDDNVTLSYINGHLDYPKDLSDEMVSLDNDSFLNSLDSMSFSNVWAGENAKHTNF, from the exons ATGTCTAACAGGCGTGGTGTAAACACAG GTACCGTGGTGTGTGTGGTGACATTGTTGACACTATGTCTCCCTGCCCATGTCATCGCCACTGTATCCACAACAAACACGCCCCTTTCGGACACACCCCACTCCACATCTATACAGCCCAGTTTCAGCTCCAGCCTCCCCCAAGGATCAAGCATCACACTAACAATTCCATCTAGCAGGCTTCAAACACATAGCTTGGCAGACATCACAGACCTGCTCCACGTATCATTTTCAAGTGACACATACATATCAGAGCCTGTGACAGGTGAAACTTTTAGTGAGCCATTTCAGACTTTTAGTGAGCCATTCTGGACCACATTTTCAAGTTTGTCAGTTGCACTTGATATCCACCATGTCAGCAGCTCGTCAGACAGTCAATATGACTCAATCAGTGCAATCTCAACCACCAGTTTGGTGTTGCAACCAGCCCGTCCCACCCCGTTGTCATCAGTGGTAGAATCCACAACAGTACCTGGATCGTCTTATTCTCCAGAAGTAGGGGGTATGAACAAATCAACAACTACAGTTACTACAGTGAGTTCACAGAGGACTACAGTTGTGAGTAATGACTCAGTTACGAAAACAACATTGGATGGTATTGGAGGTGGGACAACAACAACGACGTCCCCAATTTTTGGTAATGGTAGTTGTTCAGGCAACAACACTGGATGCCCAGAGTATAATGGCCGCATCAATATGGAACTGTCCACACCAGCTATCATTGGCATTGCTGTAGGTGCTGcagtttttgttattgttgtag CATGTATGGTGATCTTCTTGTGTCGACGTCGACGGACATTATCAGGGTCAAAGGCTGATCTCTCCACCTACTGGGATGACAATGTCACCCTCAGTTACATCAATGGTCATCTGGATTATCCCAAG GATCTGAGTGATGAGATGGTTTCATTAGACAATGATTCCTTCCTGAACAGCCTAGACAGCATGTCCTTCTCCAATGTGTGGGCTGGGGAGAATGCCAAACACACTAACTTCTGA